agtaggtttaacaccaaaataaataaataaatagttcaTTACAAtatcttaagtggtggtttgttttcttatactaacggagctcatgagattttctgtttaagttttgtgttgtgaagttttcaagttttgggtaaagatgtgatggattatggaataaggagtggtaagagcctaactttggggatgcccaaggcaccccaaggtaaaattcaagaataaccaaaagcctaagcttggggataccccggaaggcatcccctctttcgtcttcttctatcggtaactttacttgagactatatttttattcaccacatgatatgtgttttgcttggagcgtattgtatgatttgagtctttgctttttagtttaccacaatcattcttactgtacacactttttgggagagacacacatgaattgaaatttattagaatactctatgtgcttcacttatatcttttgagctagacaattttacTGTAGTGCTTCACTTAGGGTCACCGCAACCATGCATGCgaagacgacaacgacgacggagTCGCACTCCGCATCCatctgctcctccgccaggcgatgCTCCTCGAAGAGGGACAGATTATGGTCTTGCTCTGCCAATAGTTGTCTGAGCTCCTAAAAGAATTGCCAATTTCATGCGTGCATCTTACTATTGACGGATGATGGCACTGTCATCGCTTCCTAGGACTTGTCTTCTACCTCAAGAGCATATACCATTTTTTGTCTTGAACCGAGAGGGCATCTCAGCGTTTTGGAGTTCGTCGTTGGAAATGGCGGATTCTTTCTTGTTTGAAATCTCCGGCGCATGCATCATGACTACGTGTTGAACTACGCCATCTGACAGCAATTTCGTTCCCGCAAAAACAACCTGCCCATGCTCGCCTATATATTCCGACATTCGTCTTCAGCTCCAGCTCCAAGTAGCAGCAGTCAGTGTCATCTTAACACTGATCCCTCTCCAATGGATTATTTGGCCATAGTCGTGGCACTCGTTGTTGTCACCGCCTCGTCCATTGCCATCCACCTCCTCGCCAGAGCCAAGAAAGCACGGCCGGGCAACCTTCCCCCGGGCTCCCTCGGCCTGCCGGTTATCGGCCAGAGCCTCGGCCTCCTtcgggccatgcgcggcgacggcGGCAGCCGCTGGATCCAGGACCGGATCGACAGGTACGGGCCCGTGTCCAAGCTGTCACTGTTCGGCAGGCCGACGGTGCTCCTGGCCGGGCCGGCGGCCAACAAGTTCCTGTTCTTCAGCGGCGCTTTCTCCACCCGGCAGCCCCGGTCCGTGCAGCGGATACTCGGGGAGAAGAGCATCCTCGACCTCCACGGCGCCGACCACCGGCGCATCCGCGGCGCCCTGCTCGAGTTCCTCAGGCCGGACATGCTCAAGGCGTACGTGGGCAGGatcgacggcgaggtgcggcgccACCTCCAGGAGAACTGGGCCGGCCGCGCCACCGTCACGGTGCTGCCGCTCATGAAGCGGCTCACGTTCGACATCATCTCAGCGCTGCTCTTCGGTCTCGAGAGGGGCGCCGTGCGGGACGCCCTGGCCGCCGACTTCGTGCGCATGGTCGAGGGCATATGGGCCGTCCCGGTGAACCTGCCGTTCACGGCCTTCAGCCGGAGCCTCAAGGCTAGCGGCAGAGCCCGCCGGGTGCTCCAGGAGATCACCCGGGAGAAGAAGAAGGCCAGCCAGGTGGAGGTGGAGCACGGCAACGGCAAGGCGTCGCGGAACAGCGACCTCATCACCTGCCTGCTCAGCCTGAGGGACGGCCATGGCGAGCGGCTGCTGACCGACGAGGAGATCGTCGACAACGCCATGGTCGCCCTCATCGCCGGCCACGACACGTCGTCCATCCTTATGACGTTCATGGTCCGCCACCTTGCCAGCGACGATGCCACCCTCGCCGCCATGGTTCAAGGCAATTGACTGATTGGTGAATCAAACTACCAACCCGCCATGGTCATGAACACATGAACTCATGATGTGTGTTTCGTTTCGTGATACAGAGCATGAGGAGATCGCCAAGAACAAAGGTGACGGCGAGGCTCTCACCTGGGAAGATCTGGCGAAGATGAAGCTCACATGGCGGGTCGCGCAGGAGACGCTCCGCGTCGTCCCTCCGATCTTCGGCAACTTCAGAAGAGCACTCGAGGACACCGAGTTCGATGGCTACCTCATCCCAAAAGGATGGCAGGTCAGTCCGTACCAATCACCATAGGCAGCTAGTAGAAACCTGATGCAAAATCTTGACGTTTTTCAGGTGTTCTGGACGGCAAACGTGACGCACATGGACGCGAGCATCTTCCACGAGCCGGCCAAGTTCGACCCGTCCCGGTTTGAGACCGAGAACCAAAGGGCGTCGGCGGCGCCGCCGTTCTCCTTCGTCGCCTTCGGGGGCGGCCCGAGGATCTGCCCAGGGATAGAGTTTTCCAGGATCGAGACGCTGGTGACGATGCACCACCTTGTGAGGCAGTTCAGATGGAAGCTCTGCTGCAAGGAGGACACCTTCGTGAGGGACCCCATGCCGTCGCCGCTGCTCGGCCTGCCCGTCCAAATCGAGCACAGGGCCTCTCCTTGATCCTCACCAATCCTCAAAAGTTACAACAATCTCCATATCATGATCGGTCGGTCGGTCAGTCGCACCACAGCATTGCAGACTTGCAGTAGAATAGAGAGATAAATGAAAATGTAGCGGGAGATATGAGAGGAGGCATATACGAATAACAAAGTAATCAACTATTTGTCTCACAAGAATAAAATGGGCAACAACAAAGATGATTTGCTTCACGGTTATTTGGTGTTCGTAGAGGCAGCATGTACACCACATCAATGGAGATGGTATGGATCCAGCAGGCTCACTCCGCAGTCATTGGCAAGTAGACCTCGTTTTGTTTTGTCTATATAGCATTGTTTTGcagcaaaatgatttcaaaatgTAATTTCTTTATAGCATTGCTCTTGTGTTTAGGCTCAATGGCGCAAAATCAAGAGAAACACATGAGGTGGAGGTCAGCATATCTGTATTCACTAGATTCCAAAGGCATTATGGTTTTGAAATCATGAGAGAGGTCCTGAATAAAGATGGAAAATCATAACTAGTAGTCTCGGTTTAACACAGTTTCTAAAGTCATCTGAAATCGTTTGCCTGAGTTCAAACTCTGAAATCGTTTGCCTGAGTTCAAACTCTGAAATAATTCTCTCTAGTAACATACTGATTTACTTCATTTTTCACAGACCGCTGATTTCCCGAATTAGATTTTCTTTTTGCTAAGCCATCCTGCCACATACCTTCTGTCCAAGACCAAACCTCGTAGGCTGGTCATAGCTTTCGAGCACGGAAGTGGATCAAGGAGCAACACACTCGACGGCAGCGGCACAGGATGCCTACGGTCCACCGCACCTTCCTTCCGTGCCGGTGCACTCACCGTGGAATATTCAGATCAGGGTTCTATCTGCAATTCTGCATCACTAATCATGCCAAGTTACATATGGTTTCCTAGGCAAAAACATACATAATCAGAAGTTCATAACCAGAACACAGCAATTAGCACACAAGATGGTTGAAATCTTCAAAAATAAAGGATTAGTCCACTTGGTTTGATTGAAGCACTCACgccataaataaatcatgctcaacACAATAGCATCAAACAAGTAGTCATCCTGAACACAACAAAACATGCATTAGCAACATTTCGTTCTCAGGATTAAACAAGCACTCATCCACACCAAGCAAACAGAATCCGGCGGGGCTCCGTTCTCATCAGGGACAGCCCCGGGCAccaacgccagcatccctctccgGTACTCTTCGGTGTTGCTGTACTCATCCATGAAGTTATCCATGCCTATGTACAAGGCCCTGCCCATCTCATGCCACAAGAAAAGGGCCATTGAGATTGGCGGCCTGGCCTGCTTGAGCTC
The window above is part of the Triticum aestivum cultivar Chinese Spring chromosome 2A, IWGSC CS RefSeq v2.1, whole genome shotgun sequence genome. Proteins encoded here:
- the LOC123185995 gene encoding cytochrome P450 716B1-like gives rise to the protein MDYLAIVVALVVVTASSIAIHLLARAKKARPGNLPPGSLGLPVIGQSLGLLRAMRGDGGSRWIQDRIDRYGPVSKLSLFGRPTVLLAGPAANKFLFFSGAFSTRQPRSVQRILGEKSILDLHGADHRRIRGALLEFLRPDMLKAYVGRIDGEVRRHLQENWAGRATVTVLPLMKRLTFDIISALLFGLERGAVRDALAADFVRMVEGIWAVPVNLPFTAFSRSLKASGRARRVLQEITREKKKASQVEVEHGNGKASRNSDLITCLLSLRDGHGERLLTDEEIVDNAMVALIAGHDTSSILMTFMVRHLASDDATLAAMVQEHEEIAKNKGDGEALTWEDLAKMKLTWRVAQETLRVVPPIFGNFRRALEDTEFDGYLIPKGWQVFWTANVTHMDASIFHEPAKFDPSRFETENQRASAAPPFSFVAFGGGPRICPGIEFSRIETLVTMHHLVRQFRWKLCCKEDTFVRDPMPSPLLGLPVQIEHRASP